A genomic stretch from Pochonia chlamydosporia 170 chromosome 4, whole genome shotgun sequence includes:
- a CDS encoding guanine nucleotide-binding protein alpha-2 subunit (similar to Cordyceps militaris CM01 XP_006665778.1), with protein sequence MCFNGLRGGDDATRSQEIDRIIRKDEIRMAHEVKILLLGAGESGKSTILKQMRIIHSRGFHTQERQWWRRIIFHNIIETFEMINDAMTDFTIHFDNADNEKFMAHILTRQELGHKESFPPDYFESITALWNDSGVKGAIAKCSEYAIHDNLAYFIDNLDRLWKDEYIPNDLDILCSRLKTTGITECHFSIAQRTYRIFDVGGQRSERKKWIHCFEDVHCLLFLVAISGYNQCLVEDREANQMNESLMLWESIVNSRWFKNSSIILFLNKMDLFVEKLPSSPLTNYGFIDYHGPPGDYKLASKYFLNKFLAHSRDPEKEIYGHFTTATDTNLIKITMESVQDMIVRRNLKQLIL encoded by the exons ATGTGTTTTAACGGCCTCCGGGGGGGCGATGATGCCACGCGCTCGCAGGAGATCGACCGCATCATCCGCAAGGATGAAATACGGATGGCACATGAGGTCAAGATCCTCTTGTTGG GGGCCGGGGAATCCGGCAAGTCGACCATACTGAAACAAATGAGGATTATACACTCGCGAGGATTTCACACGCAGGAGAGACAATGGTGGAGGCGGATCATCTTCCACAACATTATCGAGACTTTTGAAATGATCAACGATGCCATGACTGACTTTACCATTCATTTTGACAATGCCGATAACGAG AAATTCATGGCACATATTCTGACAAGGCAGGAGCTGGGGCACAAAGAAAGCTTTCCTCCGGATTATTTCGAGTCCATAACAGCTTTGTGGAATGACTCTGGCGTCAAAGGAGCAATTGCGAAATGTAGCGAATACGCGATACATGACAACTTGGCATA CTTTATTGACAACTTGGATCGTCTTTGGAAGGACGAGTATATTCCGAATGATCTAGACATTCTTTGCTCAAGATTAAAGACAACGGGCATTACAGAGTGCCATTTCAGCATTGCACAAAGAACGTATCGTATATTTGACGTGGGCGGCCAGAGATCAGAACGGAAGAAGTGGATTCACTGCTTTGAAGATGTACACTGCCTGCTATTCCTGGTTGCAATAAGCGGATACAACCAGTGTCTTGTCGAGGATAGAGAGGCT AACCAAATGAACGAGTCCCTAATGCTGTGGGAGTCCATCGTCAACTCGCGGTGGTTTAAGAATTCCTCTATAATCCTGTTTCTCAACAAGATGGACTTGTTTGTAGAGAAGCTGCCTTCCAGCCCCCTTACCAACTACGGTTTCATAGATTACCACGGTCCTCCTGGCGACTACAAGCTAGCCAGCAAGTACTTTCTTAACAAATTTCTGGCACATAGCCGAGATCCCGAAAAGGAGATTTACGGACACTTTACGACGGCAACGGATACGAACTTGATCAAAATTACTATGGAATCGGTGCAGGATATGATTGTGAGGCGAAACTTGAAGCAGCTCATACTTTGA
- a CDS encoding amidohydrolase (similar to Colletotrichum gloeosporioides Nara gc5 XP_007279361.1), whose translation MTRRLIPNYEPAQSIDDSEPLSGRIYSTGFGINVRTSRTLPQDDDVEDAVKKVFYTIVTTKLLIPGDGEPVKDAALVVKNKVIEWVGRQEDLPSEYTTNPHKVHDVPYLMPGLWDCHVHFSGINDQRAAEEGSVALAFLADHPATSGARLARGCWDAIQRGYTSMRDLAGFGCEVSKAIEDGVLVGPNIYSAGACLSQLAGHGDLFALPAGDVLLNMGVGSIKAGEFGATMSCIVDGVDECRRGVRLQIRRGARCIKVMASGGVLSRDDNPLYAQFSREELDAIISEAKRMERTVAAHVHGKPGIIQAVEAGVTSVEHVSYADQECVDLIKEKGTIFVATRTIVNLILDSKGEGIPKKSYEKAKKVGAHSLEGYKKAIKAGCTFALGTDTEPGFNMAIELQYAVEAGMSNLEAIKAATANGPLTVAGQVPLTGQLKVGYEADMIGVCENPVEDVKVLQKKSNIGWVWKGGKLFKGPGIGPWGEEL comes from the coding sequence ATGACGAGACGACTGATTCCCAACTACGAACCCGCCCAGTCAATTGACGACTCTGAACCGTTATCCGGGCGCATCTACTCCACGGGTTTCGGCATTAACGTCCGCACTAGCAGAACACTGCCCcaagacgatgatgttgaagacgCGGTAAAGAAGGTCTTTTATACCATTGTCACCACGAAGCTTCTCATTCCAGGCGACGGCGAGCCAGTCAAAGATGCCGCCCTGGTGGTCAAGAACAAAGTAATCGAATGGGTTGGCCGACAGGAGGACCTACCAAGCGAGTACACCACCAATCCTCACAAGGTGCACGATGTGCCTTATTTGATGCCCGGCCTTTGGGATTGCCACGTGCATTTCAGCGGAATTAACGACCAAAGGGCCGCCGAAGAGGGTTCGGTGGCCCTCGCCTTCCTTGCAGATCACCCAGCCACGTCTGGAGCGCGTCTTGCTCGAGGATGCTGGGATGCAATTCAGAGAGGATACACGTCCATGAGAGATCTTGCCGGATTTGGCTGCGAAGTTTCCAAGgcaattgaagatggtgtTCTTGTAGGCCCCAACATCTACAGTGCCGGAGCTTGCTTGAGCCAGTTGGCTGGCCACGGCGATCTTTTTGCTTTGCCAGCTGGGGACGTACTCCTCAACATGGGCGTCGGATCCATCAAAGCAGGCGAGTTCGGAGCTACAATGAGCTGCATTGTGGATGGCGTCGACGAGTGTCGCCGTGGAGTGAGACTGCAAATCCGCCGTGGGGCACGATGTATCAAGGTCATGGCTTCTGGCGGCGTGCTATCGCGCGACGATAACCCTCTCTATGCCCAATTTAGCCGGGAAGAGCTTGATGCCATTATATCCGAAGCAAAGAGGATGGAGAGAACTGTCGCTGCCCACGTTCACGGAAAGCCAGGCATCATCCAAGCCGTAGAAGCAGGTGTAACTTCTGTTGAGCACGTGTCATACGCTGATCAGGAGTGTGTGGATTTGATCAAGGAAAAGGGGACGATTTTTGTGGCTACAAGGACTATTGTCAACTTGATTCTGGATAGCAAGGGCGAGGGCATCCCCAAGAAGAGTTACGAAAAGGCTAAGAAGGTGGGAGCGCACTCCCTCGAGGGCTACAAGaaggccatcaaggctgGTTGTACGTTTGCGCTTGGGACTGACACAGAACCTGGATTCAACATGGCGATTGAACTACAATATGCGGTGGAAGCGGGCATGTCCAACCTGGAAGCTATTAAAGCGGCGACTGCTAATGGGCCGTTGACGGTGGCTGGGCAAGTTCCTCTCACCGGACAGTTGAAGGTCGGTTATGAGGCTGACATGATTGGGGTGTGCGAGAATCCGGTTGAGGATGTCAAGGTGCTACAGAAGAAGAGTAATATCGGATGGGTTTGGAAAGGTGGGAAGCTGTTCAAAGGCCCTGGCATTGGTCCTTGGGGAGAAGAGTTGTAA